A section of the Streptococcus oriscaviae genome encodes:
- a CDS encoding Cof-type HAD-IIB family hydrolase → MYQLIAFDMDGTLLTNQHLIAPESQTAIQAASQAGKEVVLSTGRALVETTFYRQDLPTVRYAILASGALVYDYQEEKVLAKQAIPASIVDIIRKQVAEEDLMVVAMIDGQVYVQASHVEGIAAYHMSPYQSLYHQVAVLVENSCDLLAQERNHFEKINLYHRTKEARDLTYQLLSQESITIVKSEVSGVEVTAKGMEKGQGLGFLSRLLDIPLAACIAVGDADNDESAMKVAGLGVAMGNANDRIKDLADVVVADNNSGGCAEAIERYLLNNYPTKK, encoded by the coding sequence ATGTATCAGCTAATCGCCTTTGATATGGATGGTACCTTATTGACCAACCAGCACCTCATTGCGCCAGAGAGTCAAACAGCCATTCAGGCAGCCAGTCAAGCAGGTAAAGAAGTGGTGTTGTCCACTGGTCGTGCGCTTGTTGAAACAACCTTCTATCGGCAGGACTTACCCACTGTCCGCTATGCCATTTTAGCAAGCGGAGCCTTGGTCTATGATTATCAGGAAGAAAAGGTTCTAGCTAAACAGGCCATACCAGCTTCTATTGTGGACATCATCCGTAAACAGGTTGCTGAGGAAGACTTGATGGTAGTAGCTATGATTGATGGTCAGGTCTATGTTCAGGCTTCCCATGTTGAAGGAATCGCAGCCTATCATATGTCGCCCTACCAATCTCTCTATCATCAAGTGGCTGTCTTGGTTGAAAACTCTTGTGATTTGCTGGCTCAGGAGAGGAATCATTTTGAAAAAATCAATCTTTACCATCGCACAAAAGAGGCGCGTGACCTCACCTATCAACTACTTTCGCAGGAATCTATCACTATCGTTAAGTCAGAAGTGTCTGGAGTAGAGGTGACCGCAAAAGGTATGGAAAAAGGTCAAGGCTTAGGCTTTTTAAGTCGCTTGCTAGACATCCCTTTGGCAGCCTGTATTGCTGTTGGTGATGCAGATAATGATGAGAGTGCCATGAAGGTAGCAGGTCTTGGAGTGGCCATGGGAAATGCCAATGACAGGATTAAGGACTTGGCTGATGTTGTTGTTGCAGACAACAATAGCGGTGGTTGCGCCGAAGCCATTGAGCGTTATTTATTAAACAATTATCCAACTAAAAAATAG
- a CDS encoding YkgJ family cysteine cluster protein gives MDIEKYRQLALQKRVEHKKFLATLRKKAPKNLDKIVQEIHEEVFSEIDCTQCANCCKDLGPDLTEADITRISKHFRMKLQEFEAAYLQVDEDGDKVFQCMPCPFLDSDNLCSIYDVRPKACREFPHTDRKKIYQINHLTLKNTLICPAAYLFVEKLRQRLGQ, from the coding sequence ATGGACATTGAAAAATACAGGCAATTAGCCCTGCAAAAGCGGGTGGAACACAAGAAATTTTTGGCCACCTTACGCAAGAAAGCCCCGAAAAATCTGGACAAAATTGTTCAGGAAATCCATGAAGAAGTCTTTTCGGAAATTGACTGCACCCAGTGTGCTAACTGTTGCAAAGATTTGGGACCTGATTTGACAGAAGCAGACATCACTCGAATTTCCAAGCACTTTCGTATGAAATTGCAGGAGTTTGAAGCGGCCTATCTTCAAGTGGATGAGGATGGGGACAAGGTGTTTCAGTGCATGCCCTGTCCATTTTTGGATTCAGACAATCTTTGTTCCATTTACGATGTCAGACCCAAGGCCTGTCGCGAGTTTCCCCATACAGACCGCAAGAAGATTTACCAAATCAACCACCTAACCCTCAAAAATACCCTGATCTGCCCAGCAGCCTATCTCTTTGTGGAAAAGTTGCGGCAAAGACTGGGGCAATAG
- a CDS encoding DUF262 domain-containing protein, with amino-acid sequence MKQLRIEDVESWTEISEKVELTRNGAVIGYFSPTEPIITRNLKEILQSSTKYYIPSYQRGYRWTKKQVEDLLNDIWEWGENQEKFFHTAKSEKVLKYSLQPIVLKTHEGEKFDYDLVDGQQRLTTLFIIMKALREVNRDIPPVNYSLAYETRDRSVEGSIGSQQFLVNYLADKRKATENIDFFFMNQAYETAKDWFEEDEERKKKWFDHLTHPDYGAFLIVYNASQAGDNRSSEEIFSNLNAGKIPLVDSELVKGLFLKSSNFDESAAITSIVEISSEWDRIERKLRDKNFWAWLGQDETDQPRIDFILKIVAQEDDFYPFFAKKLKSGGQKNTSDTWLEIKKCFMTLEDWYDDLEIYHYIGYLNQVDFKTHAIRACVKEYHSGNLQFNEKIGIEKLLGNIDELTIDNSTEVRKLLLLFNILTCIKTKNQFRFDAYRATAYDIEHISPKSGFDNMGEKDRKEWLAEVRRSGLFNEQLEEVGEAVDENVATFNKLYSSLIDNERLGEDDIDSIGNLCLLDSETNRSYGNKPFPLKVQKIIEVDAMQDYNRYLLPTTKNVFLKYYSGLTINNFSWSQEDAEKYKLEIKALLEQFKGSTDENKVPDRKIT; translated from the coding sequence ATGAAGCAGTTGAGAATAGAAGATGTTGAGAGTTGGACAGAAATTAGTGAAAAAGTGGAATTAACAAGGAATGGAGCAGTGATAGGTTACTTTTCTCCAACTGAACCAATTATCACAAGAAACTTGAAAGAAATTCTTCAAAGTTCTACAAAATATTATATCCCATCCTACCAAAGAGGTTATCGATGGACAAAAAAACAAGTAGAAGATTTGCTCAATGATATTTGGGAATGGGGTGAGAACCAGGAAAAGTTTTTTCACACAGCAAAATCAGAGAAGGTTCTAAAATATTCATTGCAACCGATAGTATTGAAAACGCATGAAGGAGAGAAATTTGATTATGATTTAGTAGATGGTCAGCAGCGACTGACAACTCTATTCATTATTATGAAGGCTCTAAGAGAAGTCAATCGTGATATTCCACCAGTAAACTATTCCCTAGCTTATGAAACGAGAGATAGGAGCGTAGAGGGGAGTATTGGAAGCCAACAATTTCTAGTAAACTATTTAGCAGACAAGAGGAAAGCTACTGAAAATATTGATTTCTTTTTTATGAATCAAGCTTATGAAACTGCTAAAGATTGGTTTGAAGAAGATGAAGAGAGGAAGAAAAAATGGTTTGACCATTTGACGCATCCAGACTATGGAGCATTTTTGATTGTATACAATGCTAGTCAGGCTGGTGACAATCGAAGCTCTGAAGAAATTTTTTCAAATTTAAATGCTGGAAAAATTCCATTGGTTGATTCGGAATTGGTTAAAGGGCTCTTTCTTAAAAGTAGCAACTTTGATGAGAGTGCAGCGATAACTTCCATTGTGGAAATCTCTAGTGAATGGGACAGAATAGAGCGGAAATTAAGAGATAAAAACTTTTGGGCTTGGTTAGGACAAGATGAAACTGATCAGCCAAGGATTGATTTCATATTAAAAATAGTTGCCCAAGAGGATGATTTTTATCCATTTTTTGCTAAAAAATTAAAATCTGGTGGCCAGAAAAATACATCAGATACTTGGTTAGAAATTAAGAAATGTTTTATGACACTAGAAGATTGGTACGATGATCTTGAAATTTACCATTACATCGGTTATTTGAATCAAGTTGACTTTAAAACACACGCAATAAGAGCCTGTGTTAAAGAATATCATAGTGGAAATTTACAATTTAACGAGAAAATAGGAATCGAGAAACTTCTAGGTAACATAGATGAATTGACAATAGATAATAGTACAGAAGTAAGAAAATTATTGCTCTTATTTAATATTTTAACTTGTATCAAAACTAAGAATCAATTCAGATTTGATGCGTATAGAGCAACAGCTTATGATATCGAGCATATTTCTCCTAAAAGTGGATTCGATAATATGGGAGAGAAAGATAGAAAAGAGTGGTTGGCTGAGGTGAGAAGATCAGGTCTTTTTAATGAACAGCTTGAAGAAGTGGGGGAGGCTGTTGATGAAAATGTGGCAACGTTCAACAAATTGTATTCTAGTTTAATAGACAATGAGCGCCTTGGGGAAGATGATATTGATTCTATTGGGAATCTGTGCTTACTTGATTCAGAAACGAATCGTTCTTATGGCAATAAACCCTTTCCCTTGAAGGTGCAGAAAATCATCGAAGTAGATGCCATGCAAGATTATAATCGGTATCTATTACCCACAACCAAAAATGTTTTTTTAAAATACTATTCGGGATTAACTATCAATAATTTCAGCTGGAGTCAAGAAGATGCTGAAAAATATAAATTAGAAATAAAGGCTCTGTTAGAGCAGTTTAAAGGAAGTACAGATGAGAACAAGGTACCAGATAGAAAAATTACTTAG
- a CDS encoding DUF262 domain-containing protein, whose amino-acid sequence MRTRYQIEKLLSEYIVEIPSIQRDYAFGRREAKEKRELFVKTLFEKMSCSGIHLDFLYGKEINNRFILLDGQQRITTLWLIATYISKRRKEGAVWLNNFYYATRTSSREFCQALIENDWQPEDIDIDNHRLKVKWFYNSWKYDPTISGMIATLDTITRVFEDYSAVTLSDLNKVSFSFLDVEELGQPEELYLKMNSRGVALTPFENFKVALLSYCKENKWFDERELSEFSRKLDTVWADVFWEYRSENFQIDEAYLAFIIRFLLNEWIIKTDKTAKEVEESKEYKVLSSQDFKVTFSAVKEVMTKKSLVKLGSVLDNLQNKKVSDFFPDFAKELEFSFIPNYHQSDINPITQVNRVIFLAISNYLSKSTIEEVAFKQWMRISWNIVNNADINSVPSMIGALKLINELSDYSDTIYDYLSGSFTLQSDFASNQVIEEIQKCRQIKKNPLYESLILEAESKKLFSGRLRDLIHIDDENQFVWEDFHVEHYEKLNSLTLSEDSQEIFRRSLLAFGLNNYPMNAGKIKNRPNTAPQEYLLLESPTSRDARSNWLKLISENKTKLKEYLQLSQNQINSLVDRFDQNSLYSPLIKYPILFHKKYMKSYKIFNKDFNSKVQLLIETNDRIQAYRYSNIETILLTEEVKTQYPDVENLNIGFGKGQNEYRQDNLVLGFGNKEQMTSFEIHYSDETNNYIIRMFQEKGESRDALEFWNNKISDKFSEEDFKEDGYYKSYRSKEDVLDIIDKLIPVTH is encoded by the coding sequence ATGAGAACAAGGTACCAGATAGAAAAATTACTTAGTGAATATATCGTTGAAATTCCATCTATTCAGCGTGACTACGCCTTTGGCCGTCGTGAAGCAAAAGAAAAACGTGAGCTTTTTGTGAAGACATTGTTTGAAAAAATGTCTTGCTCTGGGATTCATCTTGATTTTCTTTATGGTAAAGAAATCAATAATCGTTTTATTCTGCTGGATGGTCAACAGAGAATTACTACCTTGTGGCTAATAGCTACTTATATTTCAAAGAGAAGGAAAGAAGGAGCAGTCTGGTTAAACAACTTTTACTATGCAACTAGAACAAGTTCCAGAGAATTTTGTCAAGCCTTAATTGAAAATGACTGGCAGCCCGAGGACATTGATATAGACAATCATCGCCTGAAAGTTAAGTGGTTTTATAATTCTTGGAAATATGATCCTACAATTTCCGGTATGATTGCGACCCTAGATACGATTACGAGAGTTTTTGAAGATTATTCGGCAGTAACACTGTCAGACTTAAATAAAGTGAGTTTTTCCTTTTTAGATGTAGAAGAACTGGGACAACCTGAGGAGCTTTACTTAAAAATGAATTCTCGGGGAGTAGCGCTAACCCCATTTGAGAATTTTAAAGTTGCTTTGCTTAGTTACTGCAAAGAAAACAAGTGGTTTGATGAGAGAGAACTGAGTGAATTTTCAAGGAAGTTGGATACAGTTTGGGCAGATGTTTTTTGGGAATATCGTTCAGAGAATTTTCAAATTGATGAAGCCTACCTCGCTTTTATTATTCGATTTTTGTTAAATGAGTGGATAATCAAAACGGATAAGACTGCAAAAGAGGTTGAAGAGTCCAAGGAATACAAAGTCCTATCTAGTCAGGATTTTAAAGTTACGTTCTCCGCTGTGAAGGAGGTGATGACTAAAAAAAGTTTGGTAAAATTAGGTAGTGTTTTGGATAATTTGCAGAATAAAAAAGTGAGTGACTTCTTTCCGGATTTTGCAAAAGAATTAGAATTCTCTTTTATTCCCAACTATCATCAATCAGATATTAACCCCATCACACAAGTTAACCGAGTCATTTTTTTAGCAATTTCAAACTATCTTTCTAAGTCTACAATAGAGGAGGTTGCCTTTAAACAATGGATGCGGATTTCATGGAATATTGTCAACAACGCTGATATAAATAGTGTACCATCAATGATTGGTGCTTTGAAACTCATCAATGAATTAAGTGACTACTCTGACACTATATATGACTACTTATCAGGCTCTTTCACTTTGCAATCTGATTTTGCAAGTAATCAAGTGATAGAAGAAATTCAAAAATGTAGGCAAATTAAAAAGAACCCGTTGTACGAATCACTAATATTGGAAGCCGAAAGTAAAAAACTCTTTTCTGGTAGACTTCGTGATTTGATTCATATTGATGATGAGAATCAGTTTGTGTGGGAAGATTTCCATGTGGAACACTACGAAAAACTAAATTCGCTTACCCTGAGTGAAGATTCACAGGAAATTTTTAGACGTTCTCTGCTAGCATTTGGACTCAATAATTATCCTATGAATGCTGGAAAAATAAAAAATCGACCGAATACTGCTCCCCAAGAATACTTATTGCTTGAAAGTCCGACTAGTAGAGATGCTCGAAGCAACTGGTTGAAGCTAATTTCTGAAAACAAAACAAAATTAAAAGAATATCTCCAACTTTCTCAAAATCAAATAAATTCACTTGTTGATCGATTTGATCAAAATTCTCTTTATAGTCCACTTATTAAATATCCAATTTTATTTCATAAAAAATACATGAAAAGCTATAAAATCTTTAACAAAGATTTTAACTCAAAAGTTCAGCTACTCATTGAAACAAATGATCGTATTCAAGCTTATAGATACAGTAATATTGAAACAATTTTATTAACTGAAGAAGTAAAGACACAATATCCAGATGTAGAAAATCTTAATATTGGGTTTGGGAAAGGACAAAATGAATATCGGCAAGATAACTTAGTATTAGGCTTTGGCAATAAAGAACAGATGACTTCATTTGAAATACATTATTCTGATGAAACAAATAACTATATTATAAGAATGTTTCAAGAAAAGGGAGAGAGCCGAGATGCCTTAGAGTTTTGGAATAATAAAATCTCGGACAAATTTTCTGAAGAGGATTTCAAAGAAGATGGTTATTACAAAAGTTACCGCTCAAAAGAAGATGTTCTAGATATTATAGATAAACTCATCCCAGTCACCCATTGA
- a CDS encoding YjjG family noncanonical pyrimidine nucleotidase, which translates to MPYKFLLFDLDHTLLDFNAGEEVALTQFLQEMGVEDILAFKNYYRPMNQAMWKDLEQKKISKQELINTRFSRAFAHFGRQVDGRKLALTYQEFIGRQGQIFQGADQLLAELTDRGYQIYGATNGVTYIQVNRMANSPIQTYFKDVFISEQMGTQKPEALFYEKIAERIAGFERKQSLMIGDSLTADVQGGNNAGIDTVWYNPNRLANTSLAKPTYTVSNYQELLQLLK; encoded by the coding sequence ATGCCTTACAAATTTCTACTTTTCGACCTTGACCACACCCTGCTGGACTTTAATGCGGGTGAAGAAGTGGCCCTGACCCAGTTTCTGCAGGAGATGGGGGTTGAGGATATTCTAGCGTTTAAAAATTATTATCGCCCCATGAATCAGGCCATGTGGAAGGATTTGGAGCAAAAGAAAATCAGCAAACAAGAACTGATTAACACTCGATTTTCACGCGCCTTTGCTCATTTTGGCCGGCAGGTGGATGGCCGCAAGCTGGCTCTAACCTATCAGGAGTTCATTGGCCGTCAGGGACAGATTTTCCAAGGGGCAGACCAACTTTTAGCAGAGCTGACTGATAGAGGATATCAGATCTATGGAGCGACTAATGGCGTGACCTACATTCAGGTTAACCGCATGGCCAACTCCCCAATCCAGACTTATTTTAAGGATGTCTTTATCTCTGAGCAGATGGGAACCCAGAAGCCCGAAGCGCTTTTTTATGAAAAAATAGCAGAGCGGATAGCTGGTTTTGAGAGGAAACAGTCGCTGATGATTGGAGATAGTTTAACCGCGGATGTGCAAGGCGGAAACAATGCTGGAATTGACACTGTTTGGTACAATCCCAACCGCTTAGCCAATACCAGCCTTGCTAAACCGACCTATACAGTATCCAATTACCAAGAATTATTGCAATTATTGAAATAG
- the ldcB gene encoding LD-carboxypeptidase LdcB/DacB, with protein sequence MKRILLCAVPILLLLAACGSKPTETKQSSSSSSTVESQESSQHQTSTSSSASTETTTETPQTVSGAVNHNGSYYSVEGKYGEVIIVNKKHPLASDYAPGENPEAKAAFSTLQADMIAQGFALSQSYSGFRSYETQAGLYQSYVSQDGQANADRYSARPGYSEHQTGLAFDLIDASGNLLEEPTAAQWLRHHAHEYGFIVRYLPEKEGITGYMAEAWHIRYIGKEATDIYESGLTLEEYYGVPGGDYE encoded by the coding sequence ATGAAACGAATACTCTTGTGCGCAGTGCCCATCCTCTTACTTTTAGCAGCGTGTGGCAGTAAGCCGACGGAAACCAAGCAGTCGTCCAGCTCCTCTTCAACAGTGGAGAGTCAGGAAAGTAGTCAGCATCAAACCAGCACCAGCAGTTCAGCCAGTACAGAAACCACCACAGAAACGCCCCAGACTGTCAGCGGAGCGGTTAACCATAATGGCAGTTATTACAGTGTTGAGGGGAAATATGGCGAAGTGATTATCGTCAACAAGAAGCATCCCCTAGCCAGTGACTACGCCCCAGGAGAAAATCCAGAAGCCAAGGCCGCTTTTTCAACGCTGCAGGCAGATATGATAGCACAGGGATTTGCCTTATCCCAGAGTTATAGTGGTTTTCGTTCCTATGAAACTCAGGCGGGCTTGTACCAGTCCTATGTTAGTCAGGATGGACAAGCAAATGCTGACCGCTATTCAGCCCGTCCTGGTTACAGTGAGCATCAAACAGGCCTAGCCTTCGATTTGATTGACGCTAGCGGCAATCTCTTAGAAGAACCAACAGCAGCTCAATGGCTTCGTCATCACGCCCATGAATATGGCTTTATTGTCCGTTACTTACCTGAAAAAGAAGGAATCACAGGCTATATGGCAGAGGCATGGCATATCCGTTATATTGGCAAGGAAGCCACAGATATTTACGAATCAGGACTAACTCTAGAGGAATACTATGGCGTTCCCGGAGGTGACTACGAATAG
- a CDS encoding VOC family protein, whose protein sequence is MLKAMEVYLVTNGNGIEAIEFYKQALGATVEQVNLYKDFLPDCPAELENFVMNAQFRLNGQRFMLSDNNPEMPFTQGDNITVALITDDAETAQELFAKLSDGAQKIHMDLQAVPWSPAYGNLTDKFGINWQINAEVAGYGQEFYAEK, encoded by the coding sequence ATGCTAAAAGCCATGGAAGTTTATTTGGTTACCAACGGTAACGGTATTGAAGCTATTGAGTTTTATAAACAAGCACTCGGTGCAACCGTTGAGCAGGTCAATCTCTACAAGGATTTCTTGCCGGATTGCCCAGCTGAATTGGAAAATTTTGTCATGAATGCCCAGTTCCGTTTGAACGGTCAGCGCTTCATGCTATCTGACAACAATCCTGAAATGCCATTTACTCAAGGTGACAATATCACAGTCGCTTTGATTACGGATGATGCTGAAACAGCTCAAGAACTGTTTGCCAAGCTGTCTGATGGGGCACAGAAGATCCACATGGACTTGCAGGCGGTGCCTTGGTCACCAGCTTATGGAAACTTGACAGATAAGTTCGGTATCAATTGGCAAATCAATGCAGAGGTAGCAGGCTACGGTCAAGAATTTTACGCAGAAAAATAA
- a CDS encoding permease translates to MKWAVIWELIKINILYSNPQGMVAVKKVQAARKDASFSAYKSVLMRQAALLFFFLFIYLYLFIGIDYSKSIGYFSMQLALLTLVATIYGFTGLFSVFYDSHDTKIYLALPVKPQEVYLAKLLSSQGMVLPFLMPCLSLLLICYWQISQSVWVTLLAIPSFFILFLSVNVLALILLNVIGQVLTRSPYKKTISTGLMVLSSLLAFMSIMYLQTNHTMTIHTDGSISAPILPFFRGLHDIIAQPFSTDSLLHFWLPLLLLGFLLFLVYLRIVPNYFNQILHIQARGTGTSKKASPVRKEASTLRQALIKHHLSTLKDSTLITQSFIQPIIFGVAMIPPLLNNGDKMNLSQLGNDYFGIFLLAGVIMGCFFVGPSTFLGVAMSLERNNYHFIRSLPLPFQSFTIQKFLLLSFIQFSIPTLLYFLICLLLFKLPLLLTLSFIVGILVSAFLLGQLYYWRDQRLLVLNWQNINQLFTRGSGQWIFGGTILLGMLGGSLLLVLSFSLAQVIDPLMISLGLCCILFLIALSAQAFFLFAYWKKLVIK, encoded by the coding sequence ATGAAATGGGCCGTTATTTGGGAACTTATCAAAATCAACATTCTCTACTCCAACCCGCAAGGTATGGTGGCTGTCAAAAAGGTTCAGGCTGCTCGCAAGGATGCTTCTTTTTCAGCTTATAAGAGTGTCTTGATGCGACAGGCAGCCCTGCTTTTCTTTTTTCTGTTTATCTACTTATATCTTTTTATAGGAATTGATTACAGTAAATCTATCGGCTATTTTTCCATGCAGCTGGCTCTTTTGACTCTTGTCGCTACCATCTATGGTTTTACAGGGCTTTTCTCTGTCTTTTATGATAGCCATGATACAAAAATTTATCTGGCTCTTCCTGTCAAACCTCAGGAAGTCTATCTAGCCAAGCTCCTCTCTTCTCAGGGAATGGTCTTGCCCTTCCTCATGCCTTGTCTTAGTCTTCTTTTGATTTGCTATTGGCAAATCAGCCAGTCTGTATGGGTAACCTTGCTAGCGATTCCCAGTTTTTTCATCCTTTTTCTAAGCGTCAATGTCCTAGCACTGATTCTCCTAAATGTTATCGGTCAAGTCCTGACCCGTAGCCCTTACAAAAAGACCATTTCGACTGGTCTCATGGTTCTTTCTTCTCTCTTGGCCTTCATGTCCATCATGTACCTGCAGACCAACCACACGATGACAATTCACACAGACGGCTCTATTTCAGCCCCTATTCTCCCTTTCTTTAGAGGACTTCATGACATCATTGCGCAGCCTTTTTCCACTGACAGTCTGCTGCATTTTTGGCTACCACTTCTCTTATTAGGGTTCTTGCTTTTCCTAGTCTATCTCCGCATTGTTCCTAATTACTTCAATCAGATTCTCCATATTCAGGCCAGAGGTACAGGTACATCCAAAAAAGCTAGCCCCGTCCGCAAGGAAGCTAGCACTCTCCGACAAGCACTCATCAAACATCACCTATCAACCCTAAAGGACAGCACCCTTATCACTCAATCCTTTATCCAGCCCATCATCTTTGGAGTCGCCATGATTCCACCCCTCCTTAATAACGGCGATAAAATGAATCTATCTCAGCTGGGTAATGATTATTTTGGTATCTTCCTTCTGGCTGGTGTCATTATGGGCTGTTTCTTTGTTGGCCCAAGTACCTTTCTCGGAGTTGCAATGTCTTTAGAAAGGAACAATTATCATTTCATCAGAAGCCTGCCGCTCCCATTTCAAAGCTTTACCATTCAAAAATTCCTCTTACTTTCCTTCATCCAGTTTAGTATTCCAACTCTGCTCTACTTCCTAATCTGTCTGTTGCTTTTTAAACTTCCTCTCTTGCTTACACTCAGCTTTATAGTTGGTATTCTTGTTTCCGCCTTTCTGTTGGGACAGCTTTACTACTGGAGAGATCAACGACTCCTCGTCCTCAACTGGCAGAATATCAACCAACTCTTTACCAGAGGATCGGGTCAATGGATATTTGGAGGAACAATCCTCTTGGGTATGCTCGGTGGCAGTTTGCTGCTGGTTTTAAGTTTCTCCCTTGCACAAGTCATTGACCCGCTAATGATTAGTTTAGGTTTATGCTGTATCCTCTTTCTCATTGCCCTAAGTGCTCAGGCGTTTTTCCTTTTTGCCTACTGGAAGAAGCTTGTAATAAAATAA
- a CDS encoding ABC transporter ATP-binding protein has product MIQFEQITKRYGEVLALDNLNLTIENGEIFGLIGHNGAGKTTAISLLTSIITPSQGKITVDGLELEKNREAIKKRIAYVPDSPDIFLNLTAYEYWHFMGSIYGVPKETVNQRIQQLAELFDMTSRQHEAIDNFSHGMRQKTIVIGALVPNPDIWILDEPLTGLDPQASYDLKQLMKEQAQAGNTVIFSTHVLAVAEQLCDRIAILRKGKIIFVGSLEQLKSHYPDKDLETIYLELAGRQVQEKAGDDL; this is encoded by the coding sequence ATGATTCAATTTGAGCAAATTACCAAACGATACGGGGAAGTGCTTGCCCTTGATAACCTGAACTTGACGATAGAAAATGGGGAAATTTTCGGCTTAATCGGTCATAATGGAGCTGGAAAAACCACTGCTATCAGTCTCCTGACTTCGATTATCACTCCTAGTCAGGGAAAAATCACCGTGGATGGATTAGAATTGGAAAAAAATCGAGAAGCCATCAAGAAACGGATTGCCTATGTACCTGATTCGCCCGATATTTTTCTCAACCTAACAGCTTACGAATATTGGCATTTTATGGGCAGCATCTACGGTGTGCCCAAGGAAACGGTTAATCAACGGATTCAGCAGTTGGCCGAACTTTTTGATATGACTAGCCGTCAGCATGAAGCCATTGATAATTTTTCGCATGGTATGCGGCAAAAAACCATTGTCATTGGTGCCTTGGTTCCTAATCCTGATATTTGGATTTTGGACGAACCCCTGACAGGTTTAGACCCGCAAGCTTCTTATGATCTCAAACAGCTGATGAAGGAGCAAGCTCAAGCTGGCAATACCGTCATCTTTTCGACCCACGTTTTAGCTGTGGCCGAGCAACTCTGTGACCGCATTGCTATTCTCCGAAAAGGAAAAATTATCTTCGTGGGCAGTCTTGAACAGCTAAAAAGTCATTATCCAGACAAGGACTTAGAAACCATCTACTTAGAACTAGCGGGCCGCCAAGTTCAAGAGAAAGCAGGTGATGACTTATGA